A portion of the Maylandia zebra isolate NMK-2024a linkage group LG9, Mzebra_GT3a, whole genome shotgun sequence genome contains these proteins:
- the nsun6 gene encoding tRNA (cytosine(72)-C(5))-methyltransferase NSUN6 isoform X1: protein MSIFPRISLKPEVTEYLKSVFLNKEVLTAVGHQEAEHRFHKLLSCLSHPPSYTCVRASTHLAPLEEIRQQLAEELRKQLMCSSLVEEVSVQILPHPRIADVLILPVEGPRPVKQLGSEVVVGAQCGGAVLRGAHVFAPGILGSPKYMKAGDLVSVFSDLEGKCTRGATSFQGKKVFVGNGVAEMDRSTIFCTDEPARGIGIRMVEPLYRSPSFDGVLPSLAFLQNLPSVVVGHVLGPRPGERILDMCAAPGGKTCHIAALMGDQGEVVALDRIRNKIDRIRQNAQMLHLQSVKAHCFNSTLSVSSDPAQETEGPPFPPESFDRVLLDAPCSGLGQRPNMGSTWSLKEICSYQPLQRKLFHAAVRLLKKGGVLVYSTCTVTLAENEEQVAWALDTFPCLSLVPQEPHIGAEGMPGAGLPPEQLRLLQRFSPELSWEQTEITAPLPCRADSDTIGFFIAKFLKN from the exons GTTTTAACGGCGGTGGGTCATCAGGAGGCAGAGCATCGTTTCCACAAGCTGCTCTCATGTCTGTCTCACCCACCTTCATACACCTGCGTACGAGCCAGCACCCATCTCGCCCCCCTTGAGGAGATCAGGCAGCAGCTGGCAGAAGAGCTGAGGAAG CAGCTGATGTGCAGCTCGTTAGTAGAGGAAGTCTCTGTGCAGATTCTGCCACACCCACGAATTGCGGATGTGCTGATCCTTCCTGTTGAAGGTCCGAG ACCTGTGAAGCAGCTCGGCTCAGAGGTGGTGGTGGGCGCTCAGTGTGGCGGCGCCGTACTGAGAGGCGCTCACGTCTTCGCCCCGGGGATCCTCGGCAGCCCCAAAT aCATGAAGGCGGGGGATTTGGTGTCCGTCTTCTCTGACCTGGAGGGCAAGTGCACCCGAGGAGCCACCAGCTTCCAGGGGAAAAAGGTATTTGTGGGTAATGGAGTAGCTGAAATGGACCGCTCCACTATCTTCTGCACAGATGAGCCTGCCAG aggtATCGGTATCCGAATGGTGGAGCCGCTTTACAGAAGTCCGTCCTTTGATGGTGTTTTACCTAGCCTAGCGTTCCTGCAG AACCTCCCGTCTGTGGTTGTGGGACACGTGCTCGGACCTCGCCCTGGGGAGCGCATCCTGGATATGTGCGCTGCGCCTGGAGGGAAGACCTGCCACATTGCTGCGCTCATGGGAGATCAG GGAGAGGTCGTAGCCTTGGACAGGATCCGGAATAAGATCGACCGCATTCGTCAAAATGCACAAATGTTGCATTTGCAAAGCGTGAAGGCGCACTGCTTTAACAGCACTCTGTCTGTGAGCAGTGACCCAGCACAGGAAACTGAAG GACCTCCGTTCCCTCCGGAGAGTTTCGACCGGGTTCTGCTCGATGCTCCCTGCAGTGGCCTCGGACAGAGACCCAACATGGGCAGCACCTGGAGCCTCAAAGAGATCTGCTCCTACCAGCCACTGCAGCGCAAGTTATTTCATGCT GCGGTGCGGCTGCTGAAGAAAGGTGGTGTTTTGGTGTACAGCACCTGCACAGTGACTCTAGCAGAGAATGAGGAGCAGGTAGCTTGGGCCCTTGACACCTTCCCCTGCCTCTCACTTGTGCCACAG gagcCCCACATCGGTGCTGAAGGCATGCCTGGAGCCGGCCTTCCACCTGAGCAGCTGCGCCTCCTCCAGAGGTTCAGTCCCGAGCTGAGCTGGGAGCAGACGGAAATTACAGCCCCGCTCCCCTGCAGAGCCGACAGCGACACTATCGGCTTCTTTATCGCTAAGTTCCTGAAAAACTAA
- the nsun6 gene encoding tRNA (cytosine(72)-C(5))-methyltransferase NSUN6 isoform X2 produces MSIFPRISLKPEVTEYLKSVFLNKEVLTAVGHQEAEHRFHKLLSCLSHPPSYTCVRASTHLAPLEEIRQQLAEELRKLMCSSLVEEVSVQILPHPRIADVLILPVEGPRPVKQLGSEVVVGAQCGGAVLRGAHVFAPGILGSPKYMKAGDLVSVFSDLEGKCTRGATSFQGKKVFVGNGVAEMDRSTIFCTDEPARGIGIRMVEPLYRSPSFDGVLPSLAFLQNLPSVVVGHVLGPRPGERILDMCAAPGGKTCHIAALMGDQGEVVALDRIRNKIDRIRQNAQMLHLQSVKAHCFNSTLSVSSDPAQETEGPPFPPESFDRVLLDAPCSGLGQRPNMGSTWSLKEICSYQPLQRKLFHAAVRLLKKGGVLVYSTCTVTLAENEEQVAWALDTFPCLSLVPQEPHIGAEGMPGAGLPPEQLRLLQRFSPELSWEQTEITAPLPCRADSDTIGFFIAKFLKN; encoded by the exons GTTTTAACGGCGGTGGGTCATCAGGAGGCAGAGCATCGTTTCCACAAGCTGCTCTCATGTCTGTCTCACCCACCTTCATACACCTGCGTACGAGCCAGCACCCATCTCGCCCCCCTTGAGGAGATCAGGCAGCAGCTGGCAGAAGAGCTGAGGAAG CTGATGTGCAGCTCGTTAGTAGAGGAAGTCTCTGTGCAGATTCTGCCACACCCACGAATTGCGGATGTGCTGATCCTTCCTGTTGAAGGTCCGAG ACCTGTGAAGCAGCTCGGCTCAGAGGTGGTGGTGGGCGCTCAGTGTGGCGGCGCCGTACTGAGAGGCGCTCACGTCTTCGCCCCGGGGATCCTCGGCAGCCCCAAAT aCATGAAGGCGGGGGATTTGGTGTCCGTCTTCTCTGACCTGGAGGGCAAGTGCACCCGAGGAGCCACCAGCTTCCAGGGGAAAAAGGTATTTGTGGGTAATGGAGTAGCTGAAATGGACCGCTCCACTATCTTCTGCACAGATGAGCCTGCCAG aggtATCGGTATCCGAATGGTGGAGCCGCTTTACAGAAGTCCGTCCTTTGATGGTGTTTTACCTAGCCTAGCGTTCCTGCAG AACCTCCCGTCTGTGGTTGTGGGACACGTGCTCGGACCTCGCCCTGGGGAGCGCATCCTGGATATGTGCGCTGCGCCTGGAGGGAAGACCTGCCACATTGCTGCGCTCATGGGAGATCAG GGAGAGGTCGTAGCCTTGGACAGGATCCGGAATAAGATCGACCGCATTCGTCAAAATGCACAAATGTTGCATTTGCAAAGCGTGAAGGCGCACTGCTTTAACAGCACTCTGTCTGTGAGCAGTGACCCAGCACAGGAAACTGAAG GACCTCCGTTCCCTCCGGAGAGTTTCGACCGGGTTCTGCTCGATGCTCCCTGCAGTGGCCTCGGACAGAGACCCAACATGGGCAGCACCTGGAGCCTCAAAGAGATCTGCTCCTACCAGCCACTGCAGCGCAAGTTATTTCATGCT GCGGTGCGGCTGCTGAAGAAAGGTGGTGTTTTGGTGTACAGCACCTGCACAGTGACTCTAGCAGAGAATGAGGAGCAGGTAGCTTGGGCCCTTGACACCTTCCCCTGCCTCTCACTTGTGCCACAG gagcCCCACATCGGTGCTGAAGGCATGCCTGGAGCCGGCCTTCCACCTGAGCAGCTGCGCCTCCTCCAGAGGTTCAGTCCCGAGCTGAGCTGGGAGCAGACGGAAATTACAGCCCCGCTCCCCTGCAGAGCCGACAGCGACACTATCGGCTTCTTTATCGCTAAGTTCCTGAAAAACTAA